In a single window of the Longimicrobiales bacterium genome:
- a CDS encoding TetR/AcrR family transcriptional regulator gives MKERRTRAPDETRRRILEAAFQEFHLNGFQAARVDAILHRAGATKGALYHHFPDKTTLGYAVLEEIIHTPLLEAYIDGLGDAHTDPVDSLQAVLRRRADDFESGGIELGCPLNNLTQEMSPLDEGFRVRLAATLDSWTDAFAAAIERGQRTGRVRTDVDARAVARLLVAAIEGSFGMAKNARSVELLRSNLTTLAGFLDTLRLRAA, from the coding sequence GTGAAGGAACGCCGTACGCGCGCCCCGGACGAGACACGCCGGCGCATCCTGGAGGCCGCCTTCCAGGAGTTCCACCTGAACGGATTCCAGGCTGCGCGCGTGGACGCCATCCTGCACCGGGCGGGCGCCACCAAGGGCGCGCTCTACCACCATTTCCCGGACAAGACGACGCTGGGTTACGCCGTCCTCGAGGAGATCATTCATACGCCGCTGCTCGAGGCGTACATCGACGGCCTGGGCGACGCGCACACGGATCCTGTCGATTCGCTGCAGGCCGTGCTGCGTCGTCGCGCGGACGACTTCGAGAGCGGCGGCATCGAGCTGGGCTGTCCCCTGAACAACCTGACGCAGGAGATGTCGCCACTCGACGAGGGCTTCCGCGTGCGTCTTGCGGCCACACTCGACTCGTGGACCGATGCGTTCGCTGCGGCGATCGAACGGGGACAGCGAACCGGCCGCGTACGCACGGACGTGGACGCCCGCGCCGTCGCACGCCTGCTCGTCGCGGCGATCGAAGGATCCTTCGGCATGGCAAAGAATGCTCGCAGCGTCGAGCTGCTGCGATCGAATCTGACTACGCTTGCGGGGTTCCTCGACACGCTGCGTCTGC